One stretch of Rhodopirellula halodulae DNA includes these proteins:
- a CDS encoding ATP-binding protein — protein MNSHFAPGTLLDGPVDLNNCDREPIHIPAQIQAFGGLMVVRLVDREIVSVSENLDQCFSPQRCPAVGETCPDELAELVSQISAPESSDEGYAVRDRSLAIGELGWMVTAHRSGAFALLEFELESNATNASDLSLLERLFKHSSTSDLSTVYQSTVEVIRAFTGFDRVMLYQFHEDQHGSVIAEMKREDQESFLNLHYPAGDIPVPARRLYELKWIRTVADSSGETVPMVPPLIAKTSEPDADELPIDMSYSELRAISPIHLEYLRNMGVGASMSISVLDSGRLWGLIACHHDSPKVVAPKQRDACELAGVLLSTYLTSRRQQQALKHRVEVGERISAQISEIAKQDDLNQAMINAAPWMMELFNAEGLVWVHEGDVYHAGATPSEAQTRTLLSSLDQQNQDSIVYTNCVAKWQRWDDSFAERLPGMMAMRMGQRFGGMLMLFRGPHEEHLNWAGDPNKSVTDESGRLSPRKSFEQYRQTVSGQSLPWTATDRETAESLLSAMNLLVVEQAAKVRRINEELRTLNADLDAFAYAASHDLKEPLRGIHHHVYMMEQAQELAGATFEKGMQSLKRLTGRMSDLLDGLLRFSRAGRQDLQWETFSLSEVMDQAMDVAFGGLCPNDVEVQVKPDGELSGDFTCVREILTNLITNSVKYNDQQFKQIVAGITAVNDTPLGRRTEFESNVLFLRDNGIGIAPEYQSKVFEIFTRLCEPGEYSGGSGAGLTIVRRLVERHGGDVAVESDGKTGSTFFVGWAAR, from the coding sequence ATGAATAGCCACTTTGCGCCCGGGACATTGTTGGATGGTCCGGTGGATCTCAACAATTGTGATCGAGAGCCGATTCACATACCCGCACAGATTCAAGCGTTTGGAGGCTTGATGGTGGTCCGTCTGGTGGATCGAGAAATCGTTTCGGTGAGTGAGAACCTGGATCAGTGTTTCTCACCCCAGAGATGTCCCGCTGTGGGCGAAACGTGTCCGGACGAGTTGGCGGAACTTGTTTCGCAAATCAGTGCACCGGAATCCAGCGATGAGGGGTACGCGGTACGCGATCGCTCGTTGGCGATTGGCGAACTCGGATGGATGGTGACCGCTCATCGATCCGGCGCTTTTGCGTTGCTTGAATTCGAGTTGGAATCAAACGCCACGAATGCCTCTGATTTGTCGTTGCTTGAACGGCTGTTCAAACACTCATCCACTTCCGATCTGTCGACGGTTTACCAATCGACCGTCGAGGTGATTCGAGCTTTCACCGGGTTCGATCGGGTCATGTTGTATCAGTTCCATGAAGATCAACATGGAAGCGTGATCGCGGAGATGAAACGAGAGGATCAAGAGTCTTTTCTCAATCTGCATTATCCCGCGGGCGATATTCCCGTGCCAGCGAGACGTTTGTACGAACTGAAATGGATTCGCACCGTGGCCGATTCCAGCGGTGAAACTGTTCCGATGGTTCCACCGCTGATTGCGAAGACCAGCGAACCGGACGCGGATGAACTTCCGATTGATATGAGTTACTCGGAATTGCGAGCGATCTCGCCGATCCACCTGGAATACCTTCGCAACATGGGCGTGGGTGCCAGCATGTCCATTTCCGTTTTGGACAGCGGGCGATTGTGGGGGCTGATTGCATGTCACCACGATTCACCCAAGGTCGTCGCGCCGAAACAACGAGATGCATGTGAACTCGCCGGAGTATTGCTTTCGACCTACCTTACCAGCCGGAGACAGCAACAAGCTCTGAAGCATCGTGTGGAGGTTGGTGAGCGTATCTCGGCACAGATATCAGAGATCGCGAAACAAGATGATCTGAATCAGGCGATGATCAATGCGGCTCCCTGGATGATGGAGCTGTTCAATGCGGAAGGTCTCGTATGGGTCCATGAGGGCGACGTTTACCACGCGGGGGCGACACCCAGCGAGGCACAAACGCGAACGCTGTTGTCGTCACTCGACCAGCAGAATCAAGATTCAATCGTCTACACCAATTGCGTTGCGAAATGGCAGAGATGGGATGATTCGTTTGCTGAACGATTGCCTGGAATGATGGCCATGCGAATGGGGCAACGTTTCGGCGGCATGTTGATGTTGTTTCGTGGCCCGCACGAAGAGCATCTGAATTGGGCTGGCGATCCGAACAAGTCCGTGACCGATGAAAGCGGACGCCTGTCACCACGCAAGTCATTCGAACAGTACCGGCAAACGGTCAGTGGGCAATCGCTCCCTTGGACCGCGACCGATCGTGAGACCGCTGAGTCCTTGTTGTCGGCGATGAATCTGTTGGTGGTGGAACAGGCCGCGAAGGTTCGTCGCATCAACGAAGAACTGCGAACGCTGAATGCGGATCTCGATGCGTTTGCATACGCCGCGTCACACGACTTGAAAGAACCCCTGCGTGGGATCCATCATCACGTGTACATGATGGAGCAAGCCCAAGAGTTGGCCGGCGCAACTTTCGAGAAGGGCATGCAATCGCTCAAGCGATTGACGGGCCGCATGAGTGATTTATTGGATGGGCTGCTGCGGTTCTCTCGTGCCGGTCGTCAGGATCTGCAGTGGGAGACGTTTTCACTGAGTGAGGTGATGGACCAAGCGATGGATGTGGCGTTTGGTGGTTTGTGTCCGAACGATGTTGAAGTTCAAGTGAAGCCCGATGGAGAACTCAGCGGTGACTTCACTTGTGTTCGCGAAATCTTGACGAACTTGATCACCAATTCGGTGAAGTACAACGATCAGCAATTCAAGCAAATCGTTGCCGGAATCACCGCCGTGAATGACACACCGTTGGGACGCAGGACTGAGTTTGAATCGAATGTGTTATTCCTACGCGACAACGGGATTGGGATTGCGCCGGAGTATCAGTCGAAGGTCTTTGAAATCTTCACTCGGTTGTGCGAACCGGGTGAATACAGCGGCGGTTCGGGGGCGGGGCTAACGATTGTTCGTCGTTTGGTTGAACGTCACGGAGGCGATGTGGCGGTGGAGTCCGATGGAAAAACCGGAAGCACATTCTTTGTCGGTTGGGCAGCACGATGA
- a CDS encoding ATP-binding protein, with product MATVVKSNITDEERLRLAVAVAQFGIIEIDYRVGTAIADETAAKLFGLPANKAVSREDVHRRFHPDDLEEIERCVRGSLAPDGQREFFLEHRVLDEDGNIRWVSVRKRVIFETSGGASVPATGIVVAVDVTDQKETEQSLRNSENRLRLAAEATGFGTYDTCLSSGESNWSDEVGRILGRPVPESPTWNDQIAQAHPDDQERCDELFQSLRSKQHDGRFRLEHRILRPSGETRWLVNSGAVIVESEQCDPPSAILIGTLQDITDQKLFEQSLHDAREVAESATRTRGEFLANMSHEIRTPMAAIIGHADILRDHLKDPDNLQVVETIRRNGNFLLEIINDILDLSRIDAGNLEVETNAVRPDAIVAEVRSLMDVRAAEKKLPLKVAFDGPIPELIYTDAVRMRQILVNLVGNAIKFTEEGEVRLRVRYDDEKKTLCFDVVDTGIGIQPHQIERLFQPFVQADSTSTRSFGGTGLGLAICKRLANALDSRIVAESEPGKGSVFTLVVNVPRKVQLVQPNLSIDLSTRVRRQPIRISAKVLVVDDRRDIRYLAQHFIEKAGGEVLTATNGREAIEFLETNRDDEVDLVVMDMQMPVMDGYEATKELRKRGFEKPIVALTANAMKTDRQDCIAAGCTDYTTKPLDSHKLIQIIGELTESR from the coding sequence ATGGCAACCGTTGTGAAGTCCAATATCACCGATGAGGAACGACTGCGACTTGCAGTTGCCGTCGCACAGTTTGGCATCATCGAGATCGACTATCGAGTCGGAACCGCCATTGCGGACGAAACCGCGGCGAAGTTGTTTGGGCTGCCTGCGAACAAGGCGGTTTCTCGCGAAGACGTCCACCGACGTTTTCATCCTGATGATTTGGAGGAAATTGAACGTTGTGTTCGTGGCTCTCTCGCTCCTGATGGTCAGCGGGAGTTTTTCTTGGAGCATCGAGTCCTGGATGAGGACGGCAACATTCGTTGGGTCAGCGTTCGCAAACGAGTGATCTTCGAAACGTCGGGCGGCGCGAGCGTACCCGCGACCGGAATCGTGGTGGCGGTCGATGTCACCGATCAAAAAGAAACGGAACAGAGTCTCCGCAATAGTGAGAACCGTCTTCGCTTGGCGGCGGAGGCCACCGGTTTTGGAACCTACGATACTTGTTTGAGTTCGGGGGAATCCAACTGGTCTGACGAAGTGGGAAGGATCCTGGGACGCCCCGTTCCTGAATCACCGACGTGGAATGATCAGATCGCGCAGGCCCATCCGGACGATCAAGAACGTTGCGATGAGTTGTTCCAATCTCTGAGATCGAAGCAGCACGATGGACGTTTTCGGTTGGAGCATCGGATCTTGCGACCAAGCGGCGAAACCCGCTGGCTTGTCAATTCCGGAGCGGTCATCGTTGAGAGTGAACAGTGCGATCCACCGTCTGCGATACTGATCGGGACCTTGCAGGATATCACCGATCAAAAGCTGTTTGAGCAATCACTTCATGATGCGCGGGAAGTCGCCGAATCAGCCACCCGGACTCGTGGTGAGTTTTTGGCGAACATGTCGCATGAGATTCGGACGCCCATGGCGGCGATCATTGGTCACGCGGACATTCTGCGAGATCATTTAAAAGACCCGGACAATTTGCAGGTCGTTGAGACCATCCGGCGCAATGGCAATTTCCTGCTCGAAATTATCAACGATATCCTCGACCTTTCCAGGATTGATGCCGGCAACCTGGAAGTCGAGACCAATGCGGTTCGGCCGGATGCGATCGTGGCAGAGGTGCGTTCCTTGATGGACGTTCGTGCGGCTGAGAAGAAACTGCCGCTGAAAGTCGCCTTTGACGGGCCGATCCCGGAGTTGATCTACACCGACGCGGTTCGGATGAGGCAGATCCTTGTGAACTTGGTCGGAAATGCCATCAAGTTCACGGAAGAGGGCGAGGTCAGGCTGAGAGTACGCTATGACGACGAGAAAAAAACGCTCTGTTTCGACGTCGTTGATACTGGGATTGGGATTCAACCCCATCAGATCGAACGTTTGTTTCAACCGTTTGTCCAAGCCGATAGCACTTCCACACGCTCGTTTGGTGGTACTGGGTTGGGGTTAGCCATTTGCAAGCGACTGGCAAACGCATTGGACAGTCGGATTGTTGCCGAGAGCGAACCCGGCAAAGGCAGCGTGTTCACCTTGGTGGTCAACGTGCCACGAAAGGTTCAATTGGTCCAACCAAACTTGTCGATCGATCTTTCGACAAGAGTCAGACGGCAACCCATTCGTATCTCTGCCAAAGTTTTGGTCGTCGATGATCGTCGTGACATTCGTTATCTGGCTCAGCATTTCATCGAGAAAGCGGGCGGCGAAGTTCTGACCGCAACCAATGGTCGCGAGGCGATTGAATTTCTGGAAACGAATCGCGACGACGAAGTCGATCTGGTCGTGATGGACATGCAGATGCCTGTGATGGACGGCTACGAGGCAACCAAAGAGCTTCGCAAACGCGGTTTTGAAAAGCCGATTGTTGCCCTGACGGCAAACGCGATGAAGACGGATCGGCAGGACTGCATTGCCGCTGGGTGCACGGATTACACCACCAAACCGCTCGACAGTCACAAACTGATCCAGATCATTGGTGAGTTGACCGAATCCAGATGA
- a CDS encoding SDR family oxidoreductase — protein sequence MQNSLNRTAIVTGASRGIGAAIARRLANDGFHVIVNYARSEQAAQDVVSDIQSQGGQAVAIQADVSDSASVQEMFDTAESVFGGVDVLVNNAGIMKLASIEECEDESFDAQVAVNFRGTFNTLREAGKRLRDDGRIINLSTTVVGMKFEKYGIYAGIKAAVETMTAIMAKEMRGRNITVNAVAPGPTATDLFLDGKPDELVEKLSKAPPLERLATPDDIASVVSFLAGPDGSWINGQTIRANGGMV from the coding sequence ATGCAAAATTCCCTCAACCGAACGGCAATTGTCACTGGCGCCTCTCGCGGAATTGGCGCAGCCATTGCGAGACGTCTTGCCAATGACGGTTTCCATGTGATTGTGAACTACGCGAGAAGCGAACAAGCAGCTCAGGATGTTGTCTCGGACATCCAATCCCAAGGCGGCCAAGCGGTCGCGATCCAAGCTGACGTGTCCGACTCCGCTTCCGTCCAAGAAATGTTTGACACCGCTGAATCGGTCTTTGGCGGAGTCGACGTGTTGGTCAACAATGCCGGAATCATGAAGTTGGCCTCCATTGAAGAGTGTGAGGACGAGTCTTTTGACGCTCAAGTCGCGGTCAATTTCCGGGGCACGTTCAACACGCTGCGTGAAGCCGGAAAACGTCTTCGCGACGATGGACGAATCATCAACTTGTCCACCACCGTCGTGGGAATGAAGTTCGAAAAGTACGGCATTTACGCCGGAATCAAAGCCGCTGTTGAAACCATGACCGCGATCATGGCCAAGGAAATGCGAGGACGAAACATCACGGTCAATGCAGTCGCCCCGGGGCCGACCGCCACGGATTTATTTTTGGATGGCAAACCCGACGAATTGGTCGAAAAATTGTCCAAGGCACCTCCGCTCGAACGTCTGGCAACGCCGGATGACATCGCCAGCGTCGTATCCTTCCTTGCAGGACCGGACGGATCCTGGATCAACGGTCAAACCATTCGCGCCAACGGCGGCATGGTCTGA
- a CDS encoding arylsulfatase produces the protein MKFFCAVIVALLFASVTPAQDWPDRSSLPIPLPPFEGEIAKTYKQSKSAWQTPVQAPEGAPNVIVILLDDVGFGQTSTFGGLIPTPNLDQLASEGLRYNRFHTTAICGPSRAALLTGRNHHDAGNGFLMEWATGFPNYSTMLPKDCATIGEVLKGNGYSTSWYGKNHNTPDWETTVTGPFDRWPTGMGFEYFYGFNAGETHQYYPVIFENTVAVEPEKTPEEGYHFMTDMTDRAIQRMKFSKSVAPKKPFFMYFAPGAMHAPHHVTAKWRDQFKGKFDMGWEKYREQVFANQKRMGIIPEDTQLTPRPDWVPAWESLSDEQKQVYSALFENFAGYFAFTDHEIGRLLDEVKKLPDAENTLIFYIVGDNGASAEGGPDGTLNEIMNLNGIPSNIDEIAKNLEKLGGPESEPHYPVGWAWAGNTPFQWVKQVASHLGGTRNPMVVSWPARIQHDPQPRDCFLHLIDVVPTILEAAQLPMPGTVNGIKQQPLAGKSFLASFEDEGYRGRDEQYFEEFSNRSIYAAGWKANAQHTLPWRQDLAPGNWESDTWELYHLDADFSEANDLAQQMPEKLAELQTKFDRAAEKFHVYPLDDRGAGRLALPKPPVPGADTESTTYTYGPGAVRIAEPAAPPMKNRSWTLTATLQTDGAKTEGVVVGFGGVAAGLTLYLDQGVPVFDYNYFEKHTVIRGDAPLPSGESEIAVVFDYQGAEGEAGKGANVTLSVNDQQAAEASIPATVGGRFGIDTFGVGEDSGQPVTHDYQAPFKFTGQIDEVVIETK, from the coding sequence ATGAAATTCTTTTGTGCAGTGATCGTGGCTTTGTTGTTTGCGAGTGTAACGCCAGCCCAAGATTGGCCAGATCGCAGTTCACTTCCCATTCCCCTGCCACCTTTTGAAGGCGAGATCGCAAAGACCTACAAGCAATCAAAGAGTGCCTGGCAAACGCCCGTCCAGGCTCCCGAGGGGGCGCCCAACGTCATTGTTATTCTGCTGGATGATGTTGGTTTTGGTCAGACTTCCACATTCGGTGGTTTGATTCCAACGCCAAACTTGGATCAGCTCGCTTCCGAAGGGCTACGGTACAACCGCTTTCACACGACGGCGATTTGTGGTCCTTCGCGGGCGGCATTGTTGACGGGGCGGAATCATCACGATGCCGGCAACGGATTCTTGATGGAATGGGCGACCGGATTTCCCAACTACTCCACCATGTTGCCCAAGGATTGTGCGACGATCGGTGAAGTCTTGAAGGGCAACGGGTACTCCACATCGTGGTATGGCAAGAACCACAACACACCGGATTGGGAAACCACAGTCACCGGCCCCTTTGATCGTTGGCCCACCGGCATGGGATTCGAATACTTTTACGGATTCAACGCGGGAGAAACCCATCAATACTATCCCGTGATCTTTGAGAACACCGTGGCCGTCGAGCCCGAGAAGACTCCGGAAGAAGGCTATCACTTCATGACCGACATGACAGATCGGGCTATTCAACGCATGAAGTTTTCCAAGTCGGTTGCACCCAAGAAGCCTTTCTTCATGTATTTCGCTCCGGGAGCAATGCATGCACCGCACCATGTGACGGCAAAGTGGCGAGACCAATTCAAAGGCAAGTTTGACATGGGGTGGGAGAAGTACCGCGAACAGGTCTTCGCGAATCAAAAACGAATGGGGATCATTCCGGAAGACACCCAACTGACGCCGCGGCCGGATTGGGTGCCGGCATGGGAATCATTGAGCGACGAACAAAAGCAGGTTTACAGTGCATTGTTCGAGAACTTCGCGGGCTACTTTGCTTTCACGGACCATGAGATTGGTCGGTTGCTAGACGAGGTCAAGAAGTTGCCGGACGCGGAGAACACGCTGATCTTCTACATCGTGGGCGACAATGGTGCGTCCGCGGAAGGTGGACCGGATGGAACATTGAACGAGATCATGAACCTGAATGGTATCCCGTCGAACATCGACGAGATTGCCAAAAACCTCGAAAAGCTCGGTGGTCCGGAATCGGAGCCTCACTATCCAGTTGGATGGGCTTGGGCTGGCAACACTCCTTTTCAATGGGTGAAGCAGGTCGCGTCGCATTTGGGTGGAACTCGCAACCCAATGGTCGTGAGTTGGCCCGCGCGAATCCAACATGACCCTCAACCCCGGGACTGTTTTTTGCACTTGATCGATGTGGTGCCAACGATCTTGGAGGCTGCCCAACTTCCGATGCCCGGCACGGTGAATGGAATCAAGCAACAACCGCTTGCCGGAAAATCGTTCTTAGCCAGCTTCGAAGACGAAGGCTATCGAGGACGAGACGAGCAGTATTTCGAGGAGTTCAGCAACCGATCGATTTACGCCGCGGGTTGGAAAGCCAACGCCCAGCACACCTTGCCATGGCGGCAGGATCTGGCCCCCGGAAATTGGGAGAGCGACACATGGGAACTGTATCACTTGGACGCTGACTTCTCAGAAGCCAACGATTTAGCGCAGCAGATGCCAGAAAAGTTGGCAGAGTTGCAGACCAAGTTTGATCGGGCCGCCGAGAAGTTTCATGTTTATCCGCTAGATGATCGTGGAGCGGGACGTCTTGCTTTACCGAAACCACCGGTGCCGGGGGCTGACACCGAATCCACCACGTACACCTACGGACCTGGTGCCGTTCGGATTGCGGAACCCGCCGCACCACCGATGAAAAATCGTTCCTGGACCTTGACTGCGACGTTGCAAACGGATGGTGCGAAGACAGAAGGGGTTGTGGTCGGCTTTGGCGGCGTCGCCGCGGGATTGACGTTGTATTTGGACCAGGGCGTTCCCGTGTTTGATTACAACTACTTTGAAAAGCACACGGTGATCAGGGGCGATGCGCCGCTACCATCGGGTGAGTCAGAAATCGCGGTTGTGTTTGACTACCAAGGTGCCGAGGGCGAGGCTGGCAAAGGGGCAAACGTCACGCTTTCAGTCAACGATCAACAGGCTGCTGAGGCGAGCATTCCCGCGACCGTTGGCGGACGATTCGGGATCGATACGTTCGGTGTTGGAGAAGACAGCGGACAACCCGTGACTCATGACTACCAAGCTCCATTCAAATTCACGGGGCAAATTGACGAGGTCGTGATTGAAACAAAGTGA